Below is a genomic region from Vibrio cortegadensis.
AGAAGAGGAAATAGCAATTCTTCCTCTTCTTCCACCATGTCGAATAAATTTGGCTGATGATCTATAGACCAGTTTACCAGAGTTTCTATTTCAGAGAGAACATCTTGCGCACTTTGGACTAAACACGCTCCCGCTTTAATTAAGCTATTTCCGCCACGACTATTGGGGTTATGGATAGAGCCCGGCATAGCAAAAACATCACGCCCTTGCTCGTTTGCGTAACGAGCCGTAATAAGAGAACCACTTTTCTCTGCCGCCTCAACGACTAAGACCCCAACAGACAAGCCACTAATAATTCGATTACGCCGTGGGAAGTTTTCAGGCCTCGGCTTGGCACTAGGACGAAATTCTGAAACTAACGCCCCTTTATCGATAATTCTTTCAGCCAACTTCCTATGGCGAGCTGGATAAATATTATCAAGACCAGAGCCAAGTACAGCCACCGTTTCACCACTTCCTTCTAACGCTCCATCATGAGCGTAACCATCGATCCCCAATGCAAGCCCGCTAGTTACGATTAAGCCTTGATTAGAAAACTCTTTCGCAAACGACTTCGCGGTTTGTCGCCCTTCCAAGCTTGCATTTCGACTGCCAACCATTGCGATTTGAGGATCCCCCAAGCAACTAGAGTTACCTTTTACAAATAATACCGGCGGATGGGAGGGGATCTCTTTTAAAAGCGGTGGGTAATGTATATCGAGAGGAGTAATAATATGATGATTTTTTTGCTGAGCCCATTTTAAGCAAGGCTCAACATCTGAAAGAGCTTTGTGTTTTAAGTACTCTATCTGTTTTGTTTTGAACCCTATTGCCTGAAGGTTTTGAGGCTTATATTGAACAATGTTAACCAGTGAATCGATACTTCTTAATCTGGATAATCTCTTTTCTCCCAAATAGGGAGTGAAGCTCAACATCAACCACGCTTCGAGTTCTTGCTCCGTCACGATCCTGCATCTTCACTACTGATCGCAATAGTCACTGGCTTGATTGGTGAAATAGCAGAAATTTCTCGACCAATAGGCGTAGAGCTATCTGTTATCAGCCCTAAACTAAAATATTGATAAGGACGAATAACAATCAAGCGACCAACGGTGATATCAGGCAATTGAATAGCATCACTCTTTTCGCCCTCATAACTAAACTTACCTTCTTTGCTATGTACCATCGCTCCGGGTTTAATTAACTCAAACATACTTCCTTGACGTAAATTATCTTCCGTACCTTGATCCAGAATGATCACTTGGTTGTTTGCAGCATACTGGCTTCCCGCTATCGCTCCTAAAATATTGGCGAATGCACCTTGAGGAGCAGGTTGAGGGTGAAAGGTGGTGGATAACGTCATGGTTTCAATGCCAACTTCAGGTAACACCACATCATTAATCAATATTTCTTGTCGTTGAGAGGTCACCTGTAAACTACTAAACTCTTCATCACTGTCCACCAAAGTAGCCGCTGCCACTAAACGTAAAGATGTGATACTTACCTCTGGGCTTTCACGCTTATACTCTTCAACCTGACGGTAAATCCCCCACTCAGTATGACTGTGCTGACCATCAATAAATAAACGATCATTAGCGGTTAAAAACTTACGACCATCACTTGTTCCTAGCACCCTATGAGCATTATCAATGAGATCTTTTTCTACCAACCGATCCGATTGAAGGTAAGGAAGCACCAACTCTTCCGCAATAGTCGGTACCGCTTTCTTTTCAATCAAGCGAACCTTAGGGCTCAGAGTGACCATAGGTTTAAGACTTAACACTGGCTGACCATCTCTCCACGTTAACGTTAACCTATCTCCTGGATAAATTAGATGTGGATTTTCAATGTCAGGGTTTATCTGCCACAAGCGAGGCCATAACCATGGATTATCTAAATATAAAGCTGATATATCCCACAGCGTGTCACCTTTCACAACGATATAAGTTTGTGGTGCATTATCTCGAATCGTCAAAGGTGCTGGTATTGATTCACTTGCACTCGCAATATTAGAAATAGAGAACGACATTGACAGTAATGCGCCTGTAATACAGCGAAGAAATGAAGGCATAACTCCCGCTCCTTTAGAGTAATGAGTAATAGAGAATCGAATAATTGGTCTTAGGATGCTGTCATTTGCCCTCTAAAATGTCTAGAATTGAGCCAACAAGGTTTATGCTGTTTCGGCACAGTTCAACATTTAGAGTGTATATGTCTGTATTACAAGTATTAACATTCCCGGATGACCGCCTACGTACCGTGGCGAAACCGGTAGAGAAAGTTACCCCTGAGATCCAAAAGCTCGTCGATGACATGATTGAAACCATGTACGACGAAGAAGGTATCGGCTTAGCGGCGACGCAAGTTGATTTCCACCAACGTATTGTTGTGATTGATATTTCAGAAACTCGTGATGAACCAATGGTTCTGATCAACCCTGAAATCACCGAAAAACGCGGAGAAGATGGCATCGAAGAAGGTTGCCTTTCGGTTCCGGGCGCAAGAGGTTTAGTTCCTCGTGCGGCTGAAGTGAGCGTAAAAGCTCTCAATCGTGATGGCGAAGAGTTCACCTTCGACGCTGATGACTTACTGGCGATTTGTGTACAACACGAATTGGACCATTTAAAAGGCAAACTGTTTGTTGATTACCTTTCGCCTCTTAAACGCAAGCGCATCAAAGAAAAGTTAGAGAAAATTAAACGCTTTAACGAAAAACAAAAATAAATTAAGTGAGGTTACCTTGAGCCAGTCATTACGTATTGTGTTTGCAGGTACTCCGGACTTCGCCGCCCGTCATTTGGCGGCGTTGTTGTCTTCGGAGCATGAAGTTCTTGCGGTATATACCCAACCTGACCGCCCAGCAGGTCGTGGCAAAAAGCTGACCGCAAGCCCAGTAAAAAATATCGCCCTTGAACATAATATTCCGGTATACCAACCAGAAAACTTCAAAGCCGATGAAGCAAAACAGCAGCTTGCGGAGCTCAACGCCGATCTCATGGTTGTCGTGGCTTACGGTCTACTATTGCCACAAGTTGTGCTTGATACCCCGCGTCTAGGTTGTATCAACGTGCATGGCTCAATTTTACCTCGCTGGCGTGGTGCCGCACCGATTCAACGCTCAATCTGGGCGGGTGATAAAGAAACCGGTGTGACCATCATGCAAATGGATATTGGTTTAGATACTGGTGACATGCTCAGCATTGCCACTCTACCGATTGAAACGACAGACACCAGTGCCTCTATGTATGACAAGCTCGCGGATTTAGGTCCAGATGCACTTGTTCATTGCTTAGCGGACATCGCTTCCGGTAATGCTAAACCTGTCAAACAAGATGATGAGCTTGCCAACTACGCGAAAAAACTTAGCAAAGAAGAAGCTAAGATTGATTGGACGATGGATGCTCAAGCCATTGAACGTTGCGTTCGAGCCTTTAATCCTTGGCCGATGAGTCACTTCTCTGTTGCAGAAAATAGCATCAAAGTATGGCAAAGCCGTGTGGAACCTCAAACAACTGATAAACCGGCGGGAACCATACTTAAAGCCGATAAAACGGGTATTTATGTGGCAACTGGCAGTGGTGTGCTTGTTTTAGAGCAGCTACAAGTACCGGGGAAAAAAGCCATGTCGGTACAAGACATCTTAAACTCGCGTGCTGCTTGGTTTGAAGTGGGAAGCCAACTCAACTAATTCGGCAAGCAAGTTCGGCCAGTCGTTACTGGCCTTTATTTTTTTGATTCAACAATCGGGTATCCATCATGAATGTTCGCGCTGCAGCTGCAAATGTCCTGTTTCAAGTGGTCGATAAAGGCCATTCACTTTCACATGCTTTACCAGCAGCTCAGAAAACGATTAAACCTCGTGACCACGCTCTTCTTCAAGAGATCTGTTACGGAGCATTACGTTATTTACCACGTTTAGAAACCATTGCGAACGAGCTGATGGATAATTCGCTTAAAGGTAAAAAGCGAGTATTCCACCACTTAATTTTAGTGGGTATCTACCAATTAAGTTTTATGCGCATTCCTGCTCACGCTGCCGTTGGTGAAACCGTAGAAGGAACAGTAACCCTACGAGGTCCGAGCTTACGTGGCTTAATTAATGCCGTACTTCGTAGCTATTTACGCGAACAAGACCGCTTGGACGAACTGGCCGTTAGTCATAACGCAGGCAAATATTGCCACCCAAGCTGGATTTTAAAAATGCTTCAAGAGAGTTACCCAGAACAATGGGAATCCATCGTTGAAGCGAATAACAGTAAAGCACCAATGTGGCTACGAGTGAATCGTCAGCACCACACTCGTGATGAATACTTAGCACTGTTAAATAGCGAAAACATTGAATGCACACCGCACCCTCAAGCGGAAGATGCATTAAAATTAACGTCTCCTTGTGATGTCACTTTACTACCAGGTTTCACTAAAGGTTGGGTATCGGTTCAAGATGCTGCGGCTCAATTATCTGTCGATTACTTAGCACCACAAGACGGTGAGTTAATTTTAGATTGCTGCGCTGCACCTGGCGGCAAAACTGCGCATATTTTAGAGCGCACAAAGAACACTGAAGTGGTTGCCATTGACTGCGATGACCGCCGTTTGGATCGCGTGTATGACAACCTACAGCGTTTACAACTGCGTGCTGATGTTATCTGCGGAGATGCTCGCTACCCTGAAGAGTGGTGGCAAGGTGATCAATTCGACCGTATTTTGTTAGATGCACCTTGTTCAGCGACTGGCGTGATCCGTCGCCACCCTGATATTAAGTGGCTACGCAGAGCGTCTGATATTGAGGCTCTCGCACTGCTTCAAAGTGAAATCATGGATGCGATGTGGCGTGAACTTAAACCGGGCGGCACTATGGTGTACGCGACGTGTTCAATCACTCCACAAGAGAACAGCCAACAAGTAAAAGACTTCTTAGCGAGAACCGACAACGCACAACTGGTGGGTTCTGAAGTTGAAAACCCAGGACGCCAAATTCTTCCTGGTGAAGACGATATGGATGGTTTCTACTACGCCGTATTGGTTAAATCGCTCGCTTAAGCGTATAACATTGATTCGAGCAGCGCTTATAACTTGAAGCACTGCTCGTATTCATTATGAATGAGCACCTTAATTGCGCAGCTTTCTGATAATAGAAAAGACCGGCGCATAACTGAGTAAAACAAGAGAAGCAAAGTATGAAAATCATCATTCTTGGTGCTGGCCAAGTCGGTGGCACACTGGCAGAAAATCTCGTTGGCGAAAACAATGACATCACCATTGTCGACCGCAATGGTGATCGCCTTCGTGAACTGCAAGATAAATATGATTTACGAGTGGTGAATGGTTACGCCAGCCACCCAACAACTTTGCGGGAAGCCGGAGCACAAGATGCTGACATGTTGGTGGCTGTAACCAATATGGATGAAACCAACATGGCTGCGTGTCAGGTTGCCTTCTCTCTGTTTAACACACCGAACCGTATTGCCCGTATTCGCTCTCCGGAATACTTGGCAGAAAAAGAAGCGCTGTTTAAATCAGGCGCAATCCCGGTCGATCACCTTATAGCTCCAGAAGAACTCGTAACCAGTTATATTGAGCGTCTCATCCAATACCCTGGCGCCCTTCAAGTGGTGAGTTTTGCTGAACAGAAAGTCAGCTTGGTTGCGGTAAAAGCTTATTATGGTGGCCCTTTGGTGGGGAACGCTCTGTCTGCTTTACGTGGTCACATGCCTCATATTGATACTCGTGTTGCCGCGATTTTCCGTCAAGGACGTGCGATTCGACCTCAAGGAACCACCGTTATTGAAGCCGATGATGAAGTTTTCTTCGTTGCAGCAAGTAACCATATTCGTTCCGTTATGAGTGAACTTCAACGTTTAGAAAAGCCTTACCGCAGAATCATGATTGTCGGTGGTGGTAATATCGGTGCCAGTCTCGCTAAGCGTCTTGAACACAGCTACAGCGTTAAGTTGATTGAGCGCAACCATAAACGGGCTGAAAAGCTTTCTGAAGAGCTAGAGAATACGATTGTGTTCTGTGGTGATGCGGCAGACCAAGAGTTACTTACGGAAGAAAACATCGACCAAGTTGACGTTTTCATTGCCTTAACCAACGAAGATGAGACCAACATTATGTCTGCCATGCTCGCTAAGCGCATGGGGGCGAAAAAAGTAATGGTGCTGATTCAACGTGGAGCGTACGTAGACTTGGTTCAAGGTGGCGTTATCGATGTTGCGATCTCACCCCAGCAAGCGACGATTTCCGCACTACTTACCCACGTGCGTCGAGCCGATATTGTGAATGTATCATCACTGCGTCGCGGAGCCGCAGAAGCGATTGAAGCGATTGCCCACGGTGATGAAACCACCTCTAAAGTTGTCGGCCGCGCCGTCGGTGATATTAAACTTCCTCCAGGTACAACCATTGGTGCCATTGTTCGTGGCGAAGAAGTGCTCATCGCTCATGACAGAACGATGATCGAACAAGATGATCACGTCGTTATGTTCTTAGTCGATAAAAAGTATGTTGCAGATGTAGAGTCACTGTTCCAGCCGAGTCCGTTCTTCCTTTAGGTCACTAAAAATGGTCAATCTGCGTCCGATTATTTTTGTTATAGGGTTAGTGTTATCCAAGCTAGCCCTATTTATGTATATCCCAACACTTGTCGCGTTTTTTACCGGTACGGGTGGCTTTTTAGAGTTTGGTCAATCGGTTCTGATCACCCATTTAATGGCGTTTATCTGTTTAACCATTGGTCGCACCGCACACTTTAAATTAAGTGTTCGAGATATGTTTCTAATCACCTCTTTGGTTTGGACTATCGCCAGTGCCTTTGCTGCTCTGCCCTTCGTGTTCATCAACCACATCAGTTTTACTGACGCTTACTTTGAAACTATGTCAGGCATTACCACCACGGGTTCCACCGTTTTAAGTGGCTTAGACAGTATGGCTCCCAGCATTTTATTGTGGCGCTCAATCCTACAATGGTTGGGAGGTATAGGGTTTATCGTAATGGCGGTTGCCGTTCTGCCAATGCTGAACGTTGGGGGGATGAAGCTATTCCAAACGGAATCATCAGATTGGTCCGATAAAAGTAGCCCTCGCGCGAAAACTGTCGCCAAAAATATAGTTCTGGTCTACCTCGTATTGACAGTGTTGTGCCTACTGGGTTACTTAGCAACAGGCATGAACTTGTTTGATGCGATCAATCACTCTTTTACTACCCTTTCAACCGGTGGTTATTCAACATCTGATGGCTCAATGAATCACTTCTCAAACGGAGCTCATTGGGTTGCGACTCTATTTATGTATCTGGGTGGACTTCCTTTCTTGCTCTTTGTGACTGTGCTCAGCAAAAGAAAGCCACAAGCTCTGTATAAAGATGCACAAGTACGAGGCTTCACTTATCTGTTCTTAGGCTCAAGCTTCATTGTCGCCGCTTGGTTAATCATTCGAGATGGCTATGCGGTTTTAGACGCGCTAAGAGTATCCATGTTTAACATTGTATCGGTCGTGACCACTACAGGTTTTGGTTTAGAGGATTTCACCGCATGGGGCGCTCTGCCTAGCGTGTTATTTGCGTTCTTAATGATGGCAGGGGCTTGTTCAGGTTCGACATCTGGGGGCATTAAAATATTCCGCTTCCAAATTGCGATGACACTCCTGAATAAGCAGATAATGAAACTGATTCACCCATCTGGTGTCTTTGTTCAACGTTATAACCAAAGGCCAGTAAATGACGATATTGTTCGTTCCGTGGTCGCTTTCGGTTTAATGTTCTTCATTACCATTATTTTTATTGCTGCAGCTCTAAGCTCTATGGGGCTCGATCCTATCACCAGTATTTCAGGCTCAATTACTGCGGTCGCGAATGTTGGCCCAGGAATGGGGTCGGTTATTGGTCCAACGGGTAACTTTTCTCCTCTCCCTGATGCTGCAAAGTGGATACTCAGCTTTGGTATGCTGATGGGAAGACTTGAAATACTGACTATTTTAGTACTATTTTTTCCTGCCTTTTGGCGCCGTTAAAGAGGTTTACAATGAACAAATGGATAATGTTATTAAGCATATTTCTGAGCGGTAATGTGCTAGCCAATCAAATCGTCACACTGGAAAACGGACAACAAATTCAGCTGAATGATGATTTTACTTGGGAGTACTTATCTGCAAAAAGTGAGGAAACCACGGATGTTGTCGCGATCCCACTGGCTTCGAAAAAAGCAGGTACTCAATTCAAGGTTGGAGCAAATAAGCACATTCTTCAACTTTCTGATTCTGGTATAGATATTTTACTTCAGTCTGCCAGTTATGAGTCCGGCACGCTGATTATTCCAACCTCTATCACCAATCAAAGCTCTCAATCGATTGTATTGATTGATCTAGAAGTTGAAATATTAGACTCACAAGGTGTTTCTCTGCTTAAAACGGAAGTGGCTATCTGGAAATCAATCAAGCGTATTGCTGACACTTATCTAAGACCACAATCATCTGAGTCTGGTCGTAATTTAGTATTCGAAGTACCTCAACATACCGACTATCAAATCAATGTTAACGTGCTGAATGTCGAGTCTCGATAAACACATCAAGGCTTAAACAATTGGCACATAAAGATAGATAGCAAAGAAGTGACATACGCATCCACCTAGCACAAACAAATGCCAGATGGCATGGTTGTAAGGGATGCGTTTTGTTACATAGAAAATCACACCCAAAGAGTAAATCACGCCGCCTGCCGCCAGTAAAACTAAACCTCCCACAGCAATATTTAGCGCCAACTGGTAGATAACAATCATAGAAAGCCAACCCATGATCAAGTAGGTGATCAACGATGCGCGTTTAAATCGGTAAACAAATGCGATTTTCATAACAACGCCAATCAGCGCAATCGCCCAAATCACGCCCATTAATCCTATCGCTAGCGGTGTTCTTAATCCCACTAACAGGAATGGG
It encodes:
- the dprA gene encoding DNA-processing protein DprA, giving the protein MTEQELEAWLMLSFTPYLGEKRLSRLRSIDSLVNIVQYKPQNLQAIGFKTKQIEYLKHKALSDVEPCLKWAQQKNHHIITPLDIHYPPLLKEIPSHPPVLFVKGNSSCLGDPQIAMVGSRNASLEGRQTAKSFAKEFSNQGLIVTSGLALGIDGYAHDGALEGSGETVAVLGSGLDNIYPARHRKLAERIIDKGALVSEFRPSAKPRPENFPRRNRIISGLSVGVLVVEAAEKSGSLITARYANEQGRDVFAMPGSIHNPNSRGGNSLIKAGACLVQSAQDVLSEIETLVNWSIDHQPNLFDMVEEEEELLFPLLLANVGIEVTPVDILAQRTHIPVHEVMMQLLELELSGHVVAVTGGYIRKRRG
- a CDS encoding LysM peptidoglycan-binding domain-containing protein, whose product is MPSFLRCITGALLSMSFSISNIASASESIPAPLTIRDNAPQTYIVVKGDTLWDISALYLDNPWLWPRLWQINPDIENPHLIYPGDRLTLTWRDGQPVLSLKPMVTLSPKVRLIEKKAVPTIAEELVLPYLQSDRLVEKDLIDNAHRVLGTSDGRKFLTANDRLFIDGQHSHTEWGIYRQVEEYKRESPEVSITSLRLVAAATLVDSDEEFSSLQVTSQRQEILINDVVLPEVGIETMTLSTTFHPQPAPQGAFANILGAIAGSQYAANNQVIILDQGTEDNLRQGSMFELIKPGAMVHSKEGKFSYEGEKSDAIQLPDITVGRLIVIRPYQYFSLGLITDSSTPIGREISAISPIKPVTIAISSEDAGS
- the def gene encoding peptide deformylase, yielding MSVLQVLTFPDDRLRTVAKPVEKVTPEIQKLVDDMIETMYDEEGIGLAATQVDFHQRIVVIDISETRDEPMVLINPEITEKRGEDGIEEGCLSVPGARGLVPRAAEVSVKALNRDGEEFTFDADDLLAICVQHELDHLKGKLFVDYLSPLKRKRIKEKLEKIKRFNEKQK
- the fmt gene encoding methionyl-tRNA formyltransferase — encoded protein: MSQSLRIVFAGTPDFAARHLAALLSSEHEVLAVYTQPDRPAGRGKKLTASPVKNIALEHNIPVYQPENFKADEAKQQLAELNADLMVVVAYGLLLPQVVLDTPRLGCINVHGSILPRWRGAAPIQRSIWAGDKETGVTIMQMDIGLDTGDMLSIATLPIETTDTSASMYDKLADLGPDALVHCLADIASGNAKPVKQDDELANYAKKLSKEEAKIDWTMDAQAIERCVRAFNPWPMSHFSVAENSIKVWQSRVEPQTTDKPAGTILKADKTGIYVATGSGVLVLEQLQVPGKKAMSVQDILNSRAAWFEVGSQLN
- the rsmB gene encoding 16S rRNA (cytosine(967)-C(5))-methyltransferase RsmB, producing the protein MNVRAAAANVLFQVVDKGHSLSHALPAAQKTIKPRDHALLQEICYGALRYLPRLETIANELMDNSLKGKKRVFHHLILVGIYQLSFMRIPAHAAVGETVEGTVTLRGPSLRGLINAVLRSYLREQDRLDELAVSHNAGKYCHPSWILKMLQESYPEQWESIVEANNSKAPMWLRVNRQHHTRDEYLALLNSENIECTPHPQAEDALKLTSPCDVTLLPGFTKGWVSVQDAAAQLSVDYLAPQDGELILDCCAAPGGKTAHILERTKNTEVVAIDCDDRRLDRVYDNLQRLQLRADVICGDARYPEEWWQGDQFDRILLDAPCSATGVIRRHPDIKWLRRASDIEALALLQSEIMDAMWRELKPGGTMVYATCSITPQENSQQVKDFLARTDNAQLVGSEVENPGRQILPGEDDMDGFYYAVLVKSLA
- the trkA gene encoding Trk system potassium transporter TrkA, whose amino-acid sequence is MKIIILGAGQVGGTLAENLVGENNDITIVDRNGDRLRELQDKYDLRVVNGYASHPTTLREAGAQDADMLVAVTNMDETNMAACQVAFSLFNTPNRIARIRSPEYLAEKEALFKSGAIPVDHLIAPEELVTSYIERLIQYPGALQVVSFAEQKVSLVAVKAYYGGPLVGNALSALRGHMPHIDTRVAAIFRQGRAIRPQGTTVIEADDEVFFVAASNHIRSVMSELQRLEKPYRRIMIVGGGNIGASLAKRLEHSYSVKLIERNHKRAEKLSEELENTIVFCGDAADQELLTEENIDQVDVFIALTNEDETNIMSAMLAKRMGAKKVMVLIQRGAYVDLVQGGVIDVAISPQQATISALLTHVRRADIVNVSSLRRGAAEAIEAIAHGDETTSKVVGRAVGDIKLPPGTTIGAIVRGEEVLIAHDRTMIEQDDHVVMFLVDKKYVADVESLFQPSPFFL
- a CDS encoding TrkH family potassium uptake protein, with translation MVNLRPIIFVIGLVLSKLALFMYIPTLVAFFTGTGGFLEFGQSVLITHLMAFICLTIGRTAHFKLSVRDMFLITSLVWTIASAFAALPFVFINHISFTDAYFETMSGITTTGSTVLSGLDSMAPSILLWRSILQWLGGIGFIVMAVAVLPMLNVGGMKLFQTESSDWSDKSSPRAKTVAKNIVLVYLVLTVLCLLGYLATGMNLFDAINHSFTTLSTGGYSTSDGSMNHFSNGAHWVATLFMYLGGLPFLLFVTVLSKRKPQALYKDAQVRGFTYLFLGSSFIVAAWLIIRDGYAVLDALRVSMFNIVSVVTTTGFGLEDFTAWGALPSVLFAFLMMAGACSGSTSGGIKIFRFQIAMTLLNKQIMKLIHPSGVFVQRYNQRPVNDDIVRSVVAFGLMFFITIIFIAAALSSMGLDPITSISGSITAVANVGPGMGSVIGPTGNFSPLPDAAKWILSFGMLMGRLEILTILVLFFPAFWRR
- a CDS encoding DUF3157 family protein; its protein translation is MNKWIMLLSIFLSGNVLANQIVTLENGQQIQLNDDFTWEYLSAKSEETTDVVAIPLASKKAGTQFKVGANKHILQLSDSGIDILLQSASYESGTLIIPTSITNQSSQSIVLIDLEVEILDSQGVSLLKTEVAIWKSIKRIADTYLRPQSSESGRNLVFEVPQHTDYQINVNVLNVESR
- the trhA gene encoding PAQR family membrane homeostasis protein TrhA — encoded protein: MNQPTNTAYSTTEELANAITHGIGCLFGIVGSVLLLNNAIEHGADIMTLTSMAVYGSSIILLFLASTLYHSISNPNTKRLFKTLDHCAIYLLIAGSYTPFLLVGLRTPLAIGLMGVIWAIALIGVVMKIAFVYRFKRASLITYLIMGWLSMIVIYQLALNIAVGGLVLLAAGGVIYSLGVIFYVTKRIPYNHAIWHLFVLGGCVCHFFAIYLYVPIV